A stretch of DNA from Granulicella pectinivorans:
GGCATGGCGATCTCCTGGGCCAGTTGCAGTCCACCCTTGACCGCAGCGGCGTAGTTGGCCTCCGTCAGCTTCAACGACAGGGTGCGGCTGGCTGAATTCAACACGCTTCCATCGCGGTCATAGCCCACCATCATGAACTCGACCGTAGCATCGCGGACGCCGTTGTCGACCCTCCAATGCAGATCCTCCGGATTCACCGCATAATCCACCTTGTAGCGTCTCTGCTGTTTGCGAGACACCGCAGCCAGGGGCCCGGCCCCAACCGGCACCTCTGCCTTGGCCGGCGGATCAATCACCCCGGAAGGCGTTACCCGAATCTTGAACAGAATCTCCGTCGGCGTCGGAGCGCCCCGCTTCATCGACGCGGCCACGGTGCTGAACGCCGTCCTCTGGCTCTCCGGCGTCGTCTGCTGGTTGTTTGCCGTCACCGTCTTGTCCGTTGCCAGATACCCGGTACGATACTCCAGGTTGATCTTCTTTCCATGCACCATCTCCACCTGGATGGAGCGTGGCCCGCCGTTCCAGTTCGTGTTCGTCGGAACGTAGGTCAGCGTGTAGTAGTTTGCGCCGCGCTCGATCGCCTGGTTCACAAACCGCGCCAGATTGTTCGAACCATAAAACGCATGTCCGCCAGTCTGTTCGCCCATCTGCCGCATCTCTCCATGAACCTTCTCGAGATGCGTCGAAAAAGCCGAGGACATGCGTGAGTTGTAGCCCGGGTCGTTCTCCACCGCTCCAGCAGGTCGTCCCGGCAATGCAGACGTATACGCCGGATCGATCTGCACTCCGTTCGCATCGATCGGATACACCGCCACCTGGCTTCGCGCCAGCTCCGAGCTCACCTTCCTCATCTCTTCGGCGTAGAACCTCATACTGCTGAACGTCCCTAACCCACCCGCGGAGTTGATATCGGGAATAAAGTCCACCGGAAAGCTACCGGAGAGCCAGATCAGGTTCTTGCGGCCGGGCAAAGCCGCCAGGTACTGGCCGATCTCTTGCAGTGCATCCAGCGTCATCCCAATCTGCTGGTCCCCGACGATGTTGGTGATGGATCGTTCGAACATCGCGATCGGAGTCCCCGGATCGAAAGCCCCAACGATTTGGTCGCTTCCCACTAACCCCGCCCCACCGCCCTGTGCCTGGAGCGACGCCGAAGCCGGCATACGCTTCCGTTGCGTCAGAACCGCCTTCAGCACCGCAGGGTCCGAAGTGAAGCTCTGCAGCATCACCACCCGGTCGCTCAGCGCGAACACTGCCACCCGGGTATTCGGCGGCAGCTTATCCACGACCTCGCCAAGCTGGGACCGCAACATCGGCTGCGCCTCCCGCGGCGTATTCAAAGCATCCACCAGAATCACATTCAGCGCACTGCCCTGGGGAGCCATCACCACGTTCGTAAACGTATTCGGAGCCATCTTTGGCGTCGATATCGCCGGAGCGTCGCCGGCAACCGTCGCATGTTCATCGAAATGCCGGATCGTCTGCGGAACCTTGTCCTCCAGCAACTGAAAATCGGCAGCCGTCAGGCCTTTCACGGGGTTCCCCTTCGAATCCGTAGCGACGACATCCACGACCACGATACGCGAACGAGCCTGAAGAACCGTCACGTCCTGAGCCCACAGAGGTGACGAAAAAACGCTGAGAAGAAGAAGGACACCGGGTGCAGAGATGCGGCTCGACATGCTGTGTGGTCTCCGCAGGAAGACTATCAGTTTGGAGACGCTGGATAGAACAAAAAGAACAAGATAGCCACCAGCACCATCAGGTCCATGTACAGGCAGAGCAACACACCTCCGTGGTAAAAGCTCCACGTCTTCCGCATACATCTGGCTGTATCGATCGTGCCGGCCACGCACACCAGGGCCGGCAGTACCTGCCATCCCGTAGGCTGTATCCGCGGAAACCCCGACAGCAGCAGAGCACCCACCATGCTCACCGCCACGAGCACGTTCGCCCTTACCAGCGAACGTGCTCGCACCTCGAAGAACCGCCTTCGCAAAATACTCACATCCTTACTTTGGCAGATCGCTGAGCGTTGGAGGCGCCGGCTTCGGCTTCGGAATCTCCACCACCGGCAGATTCTTCACCGCGGCAACAGGAACCTCGATGGCTCCCACGTGATCCACAAGCAGGTCGTGAAGCCCAATCCGCAGAAAGTAATCCCCCTTCGCCGGAACGCTGACCACCTGACGGAACTGCAAGCCCGTCTCCATCATCGCCTTCACATTCGCCGGCGTCACCACCGCCTGCACCGTGTTGCCGATGGAGTTCACCAACACCCCGTTCACGTCGTAGACATACGTCAGAAACTGCAGGGCGATCTCATACTTGCCCGGCCCGACGTTCTTGAATCCCATATCCGAGGGCAGAGCCGCGTAGTTCACGACATAGTTCCGGTACGGTCCCTTCGTCGTCGGTGGAGCGACGTTCTTCTCCGCGAGCGTTGCCTCCGTGGGAGGTCCCAGAGGTCCAACGAAAATCTTCATCAGAATCTGCGTCGGCGTCGGAGCTCCACGCACCATCGAGTTCCGCACCTCCATCTGCTGCGGCGTCGGTGCCGGAGCCGTCGCGGCAGACGTCGTCAACTGCACCCGGTCCTTCTTCGGAGCTCCATCCGTGTAGTATCCCCGTCGATACGCCAGCTCATACCCACCCGTCGTCGTCAC
This window harbors:
- a CDS encoding permease, encoding MRARSLVRANVLVAVSMVGALLLSGFPRIQPTGWQVLPALVCVAGTIDTARCMRKTWSFYHGGVLLCLYMDLMVLVAILFFLFYPASPN
- a CDS encoding VWA domain-containing protein, which produces MSSRISAPGVLLLLSVFSSPLWAQDVTVLQARSRIVVVDVVATDSKGNPVKGLTAADFQLLEDKVPQTIRHFDEHATVAGDAPAISTPKMAPNTFTNVVMAPQGSALNVILVDALNTPREAQPMLRSQLGEVVDKLPPNTRVAVFALSDRVVMLQSFTSDPAVLKAVLTQRKRMPASASLQAQGGGAGLVGSDQIVGAFDPGTPIAMFERSITNIVGDQQIGMTLDALQEIGQYLAALPGRKNLIWLSGSFPVDFIPDINSAGGLGTFSSMRFYAEEMRKVSSELARSQVAVYPIDANGVQIDPAYTSALPGRPAGAVENDPGYNSRMSSAFSTHLEKVHGEMRQMGEQTGGHAFYGSNNLARFVNQAIERGANYYTLTYVPTNTNWNGGPRSIQVEMVHGKKINLEYRTGYLATDKTVTANNQQTTPESQRTAFSTVAASMKRGAPTPTEILFKIRVTPSGVIDPPAKAEVPVGAGPLAAVSRKQQRRYKVDYAVNPEDLHWRVDNGVRDATVEFMMVGYDRDGSVLNSASRTLSLKLTEANYAAAVKGGLQLAQEIAMPAKGDYYLRIGVMDKETNHVGSVEVSTATLVMPRS